One segment of Kogia breviceps isolate mKogBre1 chromosome 14, mKogBre1 haplotype 1, whole genome shotgun sequence DNA contains the following:
- the GDPD3 gene encoding lysophospholipase D GDPD3 isoform X2 has product MSPLLYYALPALSSYVMLSIFFLRRPRLLHTPWVSAFCPRLGAHRGGSGERLENTMEAMENAMAQRADLLELDCQLTRDGVVVVSHDKNLSRQSGVNRDVGSLDFEELPLYKEELEVYFSPGHLAHGSDRHMVRLEDVFRRFPRTPMSVEVKEQNEELIRKIAGLVRHYERDEITIWASEKSSVMKKCKAANPEMPTAFTISRGFWVLLLYYLGLLPFISIPERFLISFLPTIINRWYFGALTKSQILKWPSAWGPLAS; this is encoded by the exons ATGAGTCCTCTGCTGTACTACGCCCTGCCTGCCCTGAGCAGCTATGTCATGCTCTCCATCTTCTTCCTGCGCCGGCCTCGCCTGCTGCATACGCCATGGGTTTCAGCCTTCTGTCCCCGCCTGGGGGCCCACCGGGGAG GATCTGGAGAGCGCCTGGAGAACACCATGGAGGCCATGGAGAA CGCCATGGCCCAGAGAGCCGACCTCCTGGAGCTCGACTGCCAGCTGACTCGGGATGGCGTGGTGGTGGTGTCACACGACAAGAACCTGTCCCGCCAGTCAGGCGTGAATAGGGATGTGGGCAGTCTGGACTTTGAG GAGCTGCCCCTCTACAAGGAAGAGCTGGAGGTTTACTTCTCGCCGG GCCACTTGGCACACGGGTCAGACAGGCACATGGTGCGTCTGGAGGACGTGTTCCGGAGGTTCCCGCGGACGCCCATGAGCGTGGAAGTCAAAGAGCAAAATGAAGAGCTCATTCGCAAG ataGCAGGCCTGGTGAGGCACTATGAACGCGATGAAATCACCATCTGGGCCTCGGAGAAGAGCTCAGTCATGAAGAAGTGCAAGGCCGCT AACCCCGAGATGCCTACCGCCTTCACAATAAGCCGAGGATTCTGGGTGCTGCTGCTGTATTACCTGGGGCTGCTGCCCTTCATCTCGATCCCTGAGCGGTTCCTCATCTCTTTCCTGCCCACCATCATCAACAG